The candidate division KSB1 bacterium genome contains the following window.
CTAAAGTTTGAACTACAAACTAAACTTTAATAATATGTACGACTGGCGAAAAATGACTGCTGAGGAACGTGATGAGGTTCTCAAAGATCGCAAGCAAAAAGGATACCCTTGGCATAGCCCTCCACATCAAATTGGTGAAACAGATTACTATTTTATCAGCGGTGCTTGTTATGAACACCAAACAATCATTGGCAAATCGCCGGCAAGGATGGCGCAGTTTTCAGGGTGGCTGCTTGAAACTCTAACAAAATTCTGTGATGAGATTTATTCGTGGTGTGTCTTACCAAACCATTACCACAATCTTATCAAAACTAAAAGTTTACCAGTATTAGTTCAAGAGTTAGGTAAAGTTCATGGTAGGAGTTCATTTCAGTGGAACGGTGAGGAGAACTACCGGGGACGTAAAGTTTGGTACAACTCTGTGGATAGATATATTCGAAACGATAGACACTTTTGGACGACCATGAATTATGTTCACAATAACCCAGTACATCATGGCTATGTCAAGAAATGGCAAGAATGGTCATTTTCGAGCGCCATTGATTTCTTGGAAAAGGTTGGCAGAGAAAAAGCCAAAGAGATCTGGTTAAATTACCCGCTTTTGGATTATGGAAAAGGTTGGGATGACTCTGAATTGTAAAGTTGTAGTAAGTTCGTAGTTCAGGCTTCAGCCTGTTAAGACCAGCCTAAAGGCTGTACTACGAACTTAGAATACGTATTTAGTTTGAAATATGAATTAAGATTAGCAAAATGAAACCCATCTACTTAGACTATAACGCCACCACGCCACTCGACCCTGCAGTGGCTGAAGCCATGCGTCCATATCTCGAGGAGCACTTTGGTAATCCATCGAGTACTCATTGGTATGGCGTTCAGGCCAAAAAGGCAGTTGAGAAAGCCCGAAGACAGATTGCCGGGCTGCTTAATTGTCATGCCGAAGAAATCATTTTTACCAGCGGCGGCAGCGAAGCCAACAATTACGCCATCAAGGGCGTCGCTTTTGCCAATCGCGGCAAAGGCAATCATATCATCACTTCGTCGATTGAGCATCCGGCGGTTTATGAAGTTTGCCAATATTTGGAGAAGAGCGGTTTTCAGGTGACCTACTTGCCTGTGAATGAATTTGGGTTAGTGGATTTGGACACCTTAGAAAAAGCGATTTCGCCGCAAACGATTTTGATTACCATCATGCACGCTAATAATGAGGTGGGCACCATCCAGCCGATTCCAGAAATCGCCAATCTTGCTAAAGAACATGACATTCTCCTGCACACCGATGCAGCACAGAGCCTGGGCAAAATACCCACACTGGTTGATGAATTAGGCGTCGATTTGCTCTCGGTGGCCGGTCACAAACTATATGCGCCCAAAGGCATCGGCGCTTTGTATATCCGGCAGGGAGTGGTTTTGGAGAAGCTTATCCACGGCGCTGACCATGAACAAAACCTGCGCGCGGGTACGGAAAACGTTCTTGAAATCGTCGGTTTGGGAAAGGCCTGTGAATTCGCCAAACAGAGTTTAGAAGAAAACACAGCGCACATGAAAAAGATGCGCGATTTGCTTCATCAAGGACTCAAAGACAGGCTGCCTGAAATAAAACTGAACGGCCATGAGGGAAATCGACTACCAAATACATTAAGCGTCGGCTTTGCAAATATTGAAGCCAACACTTTGCTCGATGAAGTCGAGGGAGTTGCCGCTTCAGCGGGCGCTGCCTGCCACTCCGATTCCATCGACGTTTCTCCGACTTTAACCGCCATGAACGTGCCCATTGAGTACGCCATGGGCACAGTGCGTTTTTCTACCGGAAGATTCACCACCGAAAATGAGATCGAGCAAGCTGTGGAAATCATAACGAGTGCTGTGCAACGATTGCAGCCATCCCAAGCAAATGCAATTCCAACCGGAGCTAATTTAGGCGATATTAAACTCACTCATTTCACGCACGGACTTGGCTGCGCCTGTAAGCTGCGGCCGCAAGCCCTGGAGAAAATTCTTGCAGACCTTCCTTTGCCCGAGGATGCGAATATTCTGGTGGGCCTGAATACTGCGGACGACGCTGCGGTTTACAAAATCAACGACGAAACGGCCGTGGTGCAAACAGTTGATTTTTTCACACCCATTGTGGATGACCCTTATCACTTCGGGGCGATTGCCGCAACCAACGCGTTCAGCGATGTGTACGCGATGGGCGGCAAACCATTCTTTGCTCTCAATATCGTCGGCTTTCCGTCGAACCGGCTGCCCATGGAGGTGTTGAAGGAAATCCTGAAAGGCGCTCAGGACAAAGCTAAAGAAGCAGGCGTG
Protein-coding sequences here:
- the selD gene encoding selenide, water dikinase SelD, translating into MKPIYLDYNATTPLDPAVAEAMRPYLEEHFGNPSSTHWYGVQAKKAVEKARRQIAGLLNCHAEEIIFTSGGSEANNYAIKGVAFANRGKGNHIITSSIEHPAVYEVCQYLEKSGFQVTYLPVNEFGLVDLDTLEKAISPQTILITIMHANNEVGTIQPIPEIANLAKEHDILLHTDAAQSLGKIPTLVDELGVDLLSVAGHKLYAPKGIGALYIRQGVVLEKLIHGADHEQNLRAGTENVLEIVGLGKACEFAKQSLEENTAHMKKMRDLLHQGLKDRLPEIKLNGHEGNRLPNTLSVGFANIEANTLLDEVEGVAASAGAACHSDSIDVSPTLTAMNVPIEYAMGTVRFSTGRFTTENEIEQAVEIITSAVQRLQPSQANAIPTGANLGDIKLTHFTHGLGCACKLRPQALEKILADLPLPEDANILVGLNTADDAAVYKINDETAVVQTVDFFTPIVDDPYHFGAIAATNAFSDVYAMGGKPFFALNIVGFPSNRLPMEVLKEILKGAQDKAKEAGVSIIGGHTIDDTEPKFGLAVTGLIHPQKILSNANAKPGDALILTKPIGLGIISTAIKRGLADEGTVKQAIEIMSILNRNAAEVMTDFQVNACTDVTGFGLLGHLSEMTVASGVDAEIYSEKVPILEQAREFAVANVVPGGTQNNMEFVSDKVEWTSEISSTQQVLLCDAQTSGGLLISVPEKMAGELLVRLHESGVSVAEPIGKITKKGKGKIVVKSRA